In Diachasmimorpha longicaudata isolate KC_UGA_2023 chromosome 7, iyDiaLong2, whole genome shotgun sequence, the following proteins share a genomic window:
- the LOC135164271 gene encoding uncharacterized protein LOC135164271 isoform X1: MHRTCVWLLILAILSACTCGGRTECGKKGRITLLTNIHNDLNCEKLSDKGVMIYEAAKYLVEMHNNKTNKLKIDVNVLDTCGSVSGAIKATMQALVWSDLDCLRPPFYFGMIGPYSALDVDAVQKITSTLNIPHIVNTNIISPYVHNLDKESDFPIIHAILGMLDALKWKTFTLITSIHRNNEDDVQHIAKKVTMGAIAKGICVMIHDGDDADFGTHILHIGKPNEKILMMKNLTIMIASEGNVENHVNHYGTLSNVFILQDSRNELVGLENRIQNSKWWTGSEIGEYDTEELRDVKWLDDAIEVYVKAFDILCAKQQCSQLVNPAEWNSILSNVIATHNAKLQTSTRKYDLLFKTQSNQFEKVANVEVYDIEAKVHWNSNRYEIISETFRNILVNNDEKKSGCATSVSGMSSEDENDVAKALFPGIDDHEWWTMIATVGGVGVSMFAVGIFAVYVVISNIRGPRSPKNKSNRRERDGTIRRIESDQDLQVVTRPHRPARENQRRDSSRSIRSNVSDKSV; encoded by the exons ATGCATAGAACATGTGTTTGGTTATTAATACTCGCAATATTGAGTGCTTGTACGTGTGGAGGTCGCACAGAGTGCGGAAAGAAGGGGAGAATCACCCTTTTAACAAATATTCACAATGATCTCAATTGTGAAAAGTTATCTGATAAAGGAGTTATGATTTATGAAGCTGCCAAATATCTCGTTGAAATGCACAATaacaaaacaaataaattgaaaattg ATGTTAACGTTTTGGATACATGTGGTAGTGTTTCTGGAGCCATCAAAGCAACGATGCAGGCGCTAGTATGGTCTGATTTGGATTGTCTGAGACCACCATTTTACTTCg GAATGATTGGTCCCTACTCTGCCTTGGATGTCGATGCCGTTCAGAAGATCACGTCCACATTAAATATTCCACACATAGTGAATACAAATATAATATCCCCTTATGTACACAATCTCGACAAAGAATCAGATTTCCCAATTATTCATGCAATCCTGGGGATGCTTGATGCATTAAAGTGGAAGACATTTACTTTGATTACAAGTATTCATAGAAACAATGAAGATGATGTTCAACACATTGCTAAAAAGGTTACTATGGGCGCTATTGCTAAAGGAATATGTGTAATGATTCATGACGGAGACGATGCAG ACTTTGGCACTCACATACTTCACATTGGAAaaccaaacgaaaaaattctgatgatgaaaaatctGACCATTATGATTGCCAGTGAAGGCAATGTGGAAAATCATGTCAATCATTACGGCACACTGAGCAATGTATTCATTCTGCAAGATTCTAG aaacgAATTAGTGGGTTTGGAGAACAGAATTCAGAACTCAAAATGGTGGACTGGATCGGAAATCGGGGAATATGATACCGAAGAGTTGCGAGATGTGAAATGGCTAGACGATGCTATCGAAGTTTATGTGAAAGCTTTTGACATATTATG TGCGAAGCAACAATGCTCACAATTGGTGAATCCAGCGGAATGGAACAGTATTTTATCGAATGTCATCGCTACTCACAATGCAAAGCTTCAGACATCCACGAGAAAATATGACCTCTTATTCAAAACCCAATCGAATCAATTCGAAAAAGTGGCGAATGTCGAGGTGTATGATATTGAAGCAAAAGTTCATTGGAATTCGAATCGCTATG AAATTATTTCAGAGACATTTCGAAATATCCTCGTCAACAACGATGAGAAGAAATCTGGATGTGCGACATCCGTCAGTGGTATGAGCAGTGAagatgaaaacgatgtagcTAAAGCTCTCTTTCCTGGGATCGATGATCATGAATGGTGGACAATG ATAGCAACAGTTGGTGGTGTTGGAGTGTCAATGTTCGCCGTGGGAATTTTCGCAGTGTACGTTGTTATAAGCAATATTCGCGGTCCCCGATCACCAAAAAACAAGTCGAATAGACGCGAAAGAGACGGAACAATAAGGAGAATCGAGAGTGATCAGGATCTTCAAGTAGTTACCAGGCCTCACAGACCAGCCAGAGAAAACCAGAGACGTGACAGCAGTAGAAGCATAAGGAGCAATGTCTCCGATAAAAGTGTCTGA
- the LOC135164271 gene encoding uncharacterized protein LOC135164271 isoform X2 — MHRTCVWLLILAILSACTCGGRTECGKKGRITLLTNIHNDLNCEKLSDKGVMIYEAAKYLVEMHNNKTNKLKIDVNVLDTCGSVSGAIKATMQALVWSDLDCLRPPFYFGMIGPYSALDVDAVQKITSTLNIPHIVNTNIISPYVHNLDKESDFPIIHAILGMLDALKWKTFTLITSIHRNNEDDVQHIAKKVTMGAIAKGICVMIHDGDDADFGTHILHIGKPNEKILMMKNLTIMIASEGNVENHVNHYGTLSNVFILQDSRNELVGLENRIQNSKWWTGSEIGEYDTEELRDVKWLDDAIEVYVKAFDILCAKQQCSQLVNPAEWNSILSNVIATHNAKLQTSTRKYDLLFKTQSNQFEKVANVEVYDIEAKVHWNSNRYETFRNILVNNDEKKSGCATSVSGMSSEDENDVAKALFPGIDDHEWWTMIATVGGVGVSMFAVGIFAVYVVISNIRGPRSPKNKSNRRERDGTIRRIESDQDLQVVTRPHRPARENQRRDSSRSIRSNVSDKSV; from the exons ATGCATAGAACATGTGTTTGGTTATTAATACTCGCAATATTGAGTGCTTGTACGTGTGGAGGTCGCACAGAGTGCGGAAAGAAGGGGAGAATCACCCTTTTAACAAATATTCACAATGATCTCAATTGTGAAAAGTTATCTGATAAAGGAGTTATGATTTATGAAGCTGCCAAATATCTCGTTGAAATGCACAATaacaaaacaaataaattgaaaattg ATGTTAACGTTTTGGATACATGTGGTAGTGTTTCTGGAGCCATCAAAGCAACGATGCAGGCGCTAGTATGGTCTGATTTGGATTGTCTGAGACCACCATTTTACTTCg GAATGATTGGTCCCTACTCTGCCTTGGATGTCGATGCCGTTCAGAAGATCACGTCCACATTAAATATTCCACACATAGTGAATACAAATATAATATCCCCTTATGTACACAATCTCGACAAAGAATCAGATTTCCCAATTATTCATGCAATCCTGGGGATGCTTGATGCATTAAAGTGGAAGACATTTACTTTGATTACAAGTATTCATAGAAACAATGAAGATGATGTTCAACACATTGCTAAAAAGGTTACTATGGGCGCTATTGCTAAAGGAATATGTGTAATGATTCATGACGGAGACGATGCAG ACTTTGGCACTCACATACTTCACATTGGAAaaccaaacgaaaaaattctgatgatgaaaaatctGACCATTATGATTGCCAGTGAAGGCAATGTGGAAAATCATGTCAATCATTACGGCACACTGAGCAATGTATTCATTCTGCAAGATTCTAG aaacgAATTAGTGGGTTTGGAGAACAGAATTCAGAACTCAAAATGGTGGACTGGATCGGAAATCGGGGAATATGATACCGAAGAGTTGCGAGATGTGAAATGGCTAGACGATGCTATCGAAGTTTATGTGAAAGCTTTTGACATATTATG TGCGAAGCAACAATGCTCACAATTGGTGAATCCAGCGGAATGGAACAGTATTTTATCGAATGTCATCGCTACTCACAATGCAAAGCTTCAGACATCCACGAGAAAATATGACCTCTTATTCAAAACCCAATCGAATCAATTCGAAAAAGTGGCGAATGTCGAGGTGTATGATATTGAAGCAAAAGTTCATTGGAATTCGAATCGCTATG AGACATTTCGAAATATCCTCGTCAACAACGATGAGAAGAAATCTGGATGTGCGACATCCGTCAGTGGTATGAGCAGTGAagatgaaaacgatgtagcTAAAGCTCTCTTTCCTGGGATCGATGATCATGAATGGTGGACAATG ATAGCAACAGTTGGTGGTGTTGGAGTGTCAATGTTCGCCGTGGGAATTTTCGCAGTGTACGTTGTTATAAGCAATATTCGCGGTCCCCGATCACCAAAAAACAAGTCGAATAGACGCGAAAGAGACGGAACAATAAGGAGAATCGAGAGTGATCAGGATCTTCAAGTAGTTACCAGGCCTCACAGACCAGCCAGAGAAAACCAGAGACGTGACAGCAGTAGAAGCATAAGGAGCAATGTCTCCGATAAAAGTGTCTGA
- the LOC135164580 gene encoding protein 60A-like isoform X1: MDRSLTYYLHVFLVLSVIGPLIVTLDSERDSGVLVNNGSTQTVIERLLSFEEKAALELRILRLLGLPERPKNSDEKPIMKRSAPEFLFNVYKNDVNGGHVNHSGEFKLNDKNLRTINQSDVIISFMAQQPHKGLGGKPDNVKRMWFDVSAVPVDDDIMMSAELKLYRNSETNTTKNRGAFTITVYRVLHKIDGIKNYHFVDSVNSSAGYTGWITLNVSETLQFWTQHPEENRGISISVISAVGNNSRKVKPENIGIIGFQGSEEKQPFMVGFYKNSGKRSIQLRIKDIMSRHRRHTVGEALESLQKYYLKINHVDVKVPTEPCELRTLYVNFKDIQWHDWIIAPSGFDAFYCSGECQFPLPAKMNATNHALIQNFMHLKQPDDVPNLCCAPVKYAPLSVIYFQDHHNVVLKKYQNMIVTQCGCL; this comes from the coding sequence ATGGATCGTTCCTTGACTTATTATCTCCATGTGTTTTTAGTATTATCAGTAATTGGACCCCTGATTGTCACCCTTGACTCAGAGCGTGACAGTGGTGTCTTGGTAAATAATGGAAGCACTCAAACGGTAATAGAGCGATTGCTGTCATTCGAAGAAAAAGCCGCATTGGAACTGAGAATTTTGAGGCTCCTTGGACTGCCAGAAAGGCCCAAAAATTCTGATGAAAAACCAATCATGAAGAGATCAGCGCCGGAATTCCTTTTCAACGTATACAAGAATGATGTCAATGGTGGACACGTGAATCACAGTGGAGAATTTAAACTTAACGACAAAAATTTACGAACAATCAATCAAAGTGACGTAATTATTAGTTTCATGGCGCAACAGCCACACAAAGGACTCGGTGGAAAGCCAGATAACGTCAAGAGAATGTGGTTCGATGTATCAGCAGTGCCAGTTGATGATGACATAATGATGTCTGCTGAGTTGAAATTGTACAGAAACTCTGAAACAAAtacaacgaaaaatcgaggagCATTTACTATAACAGTTTACCGGGTTCTACATAAGATTGATGGTatcaaaaattatcattttgtgGATTCAGTGAATTCTAGTGCAGGATACACTGGCTGGATCACACTGAATGTCTCGGAGACCCTTCAATTTTGGACTCAACATCCAGAAGAAAATCGAGGAATTTCCATATCAGTTATTTCCGCTGTAGGAAATAATTCTCGCAAAGTGAAACCGGAAAATATTGGCATCATCGGGTTCCAGGGAAGTGAGGAGAAGCAGCCGTTTATGGTTGGATTTTACAAGAATTCCGGCAAGAGAAGCATTCAGCTACGCATCAAGGACATCATGAGCAGACATCGACGACACACAGTCGGTGAGGCGTTAGAGAGCCTGCAAAAGtactatttgaaaattaatcatgTCGATGTAAAGGTACCTACGGAGCCATGTGAACTTCGAACATTGTACGTTAACTTTAAGGATATTCAGTGGCATGACTGGATCATAGCTCCTTCAGGATTTGATGCTTTCTATTGTAGTGGCGAGTGCCAATTTCCATTGCCAGCCAAAATGAATGCAACTAATCACGCACTTATTCAGAACTTCATGCATTTGAAACAGCCTGATGATGTT